A stretch of the Elephas maximus indicus isolate mEleMax1 chromosome 3, mEleMax1 primary haplotype, whole genome shotgun sequence genome encodes the following:
- the LOC126072101 gene encoding olfactory receptor 18-like: MGPQNLTVISEFLLLGLSEDPELQPLLFGLFLSTYLITVTGNLLIILAITSDPHLHTPMYFFLSNLSLADIGFISCTVPKMLVNLQTQSKSIAYAGCLTQVSFFYLFGCVDDLLLTVMAYDRFMAICHPLHYTVIMNPRLCGLLVLVSFFISLLDSQLQLSMVLSLTFCTAVEIPHFFCDIPQLLDLACSDTSTNTILLYCFAAIFAGVPVTGILFSYTRIVSSILRVSSVGGKYKAFSTCSSHLSVVCLFYGTGLGVYLSSAISSSARKGAVASVMYAMVTPMLNPFIYSLRNRDIKRALQRILSRAT, from the coding sequence ATGGGGCCACAGAATCTAACAGTTATCTCAGAATTCCTCCTCCTGGGCCTCTCTGAGGACCcagaactgcagcccctcctctttggACTGTTCCTGTCCACGTACCTGATCACTGTGACTGGGAACCTACTCATCATCCTGGCTATCACCTCTGACCCGCACCTTCATACCccaatgtacttcttcctctccaacctatCCTTGGCTGACATCGGTTTCATTTCCTGCACAGTCCCAAAGATGCTAGTGAACCTCCAGACACAGAGCAAATCCATCGCCTATGCAGGCTGCCTGACGCAAGTGTCCTTTTTTTATCTCTTTGGATGTGTGGACGATCTGCTCCTCACTGTGATGGCTTATGACCGGTTCATGGCCATCTGTCATCCCCTgcactacacagtcatcatgaaccccCGCCTCTGTGGCTTGCTAGTTTTGGTATCTTTTTTCATCAGCCTTTTGGACTCCCAGCTGCAACTTTCAATGGTGTTATCACTTACCTTCTGCACAGCTGTGGAAATCCCTCATTTCTTTTGTGACATTCCTCAACTCCTTGACCTTGCCTGTTCTGACACGTCCACAAATACCATATTACTGTATTGTTTTGCTGCCATCTTTGCTGGTGTACCAGTCACAGGGATCCTTTTCTCATACACTCGAATTGTTTCCTCTATTCTAAGAGTCTCATCTGTAGGTGGGAAGTataaagccttttccacctgtaGCTCTCACCTGTcagttgtttgcttattttatggaaCAGGCCTTGGAGTGTACCTCAGTTCAGCCATCTCATCTTCTGCCAGGAAGGGTGCGGTGGCCTCAGTGATGTACGCCATGGTtacccccatgctgaaccccttcatctacagcctgaggaacagggacaTCAAGAGGGCCCTGCAAAGGATCCTAAGCAGAGCAACCTAA
- the LOC126071141 gene encoding olfactory receptor 7E24-like, with protein MAMPQQRHRAAQCLCNVDPQNLTSVSEFLLLGLSQDPELQPLLFGIFLSMYLVSVLGNLLIILAVNSDPHLHTSMYFFLSILSLDDMGFTSATIPKMLMDIHTHHRIISYVNCLIQLSLFSFFGCMDNLLLMVMAYDRFVAICHPLHYPVIMSPHLCDLLVLVSFFFSLLHSQLHCLMVSQFTFCTEVEIPHSFCDPSQLTNLSCSDATTKNMLVYIIGAIFAGIPVSVILFSYTRIVSSVLRIPSSGGKYKAFSTCGSHLSVVCLFYGTGIGANLSSAVSPSLRSGAVASVMYSVVTPMLNPFIYSLRNRDIKRALQRLLSQPA; from the exons ATGGCCATGCCCCAGCAGAGACATCGTGCAGCCCA GTGTCTCTGCAACGTGGACCCACAGAATCTAACAAGTGTTTCTGAATTCCTCTTGCTGGGCCTCTCACAGGATCcagaactgcagcccctcctctttggAATATTTCTGTCCATGTACCTGGTCTCTGTGCTTGGGAACCTTCTCATTATCTTGGCTGTGAACTCTGACCCCCACCTTCACAcctccatgtacttcttcctctccatccTATCCCTGGATGACATGGGTTTCACCTCTGCCACAATTCCAAAGATGCTTATGGATATCCATACACACCACAGAATCATCTCCTATGTTAACTGCCTGATTCAGTTgtctttgtttagtttttttggatGTATGGACAATCTACTTCTTATGGTGATGGCCTATGATCGGTTTGTAGCCATCTGTCATCCCCTTCACTACCCAGTCATCATGAGCCCCCACCTCTGTGACTTGCtggttttggtgtctttttttttcagcCTTTTGCACTCTCAGCTACACTGCTTGATGGTGTCACAATTCACCTTCTGCACAGAAGTGGAAATTCCTCATTCCTTCTGTGACCCTTCTCAACTCACCAACCTTTCCTGTTCTGACGCCACCACCAAAAACATGCTTGTGTACATTATTGGTGCCATCTTTGCAGGCATTCCAGTCTCAGTGATCCTTTTCTCTTATACTAGAATTGTTTCTTCCGTTCTGAGAATCCCATCATCAGGTGGGAAGTATAAAGCTTTCTCTACCTGTGGTTCTCATCTGTCAGTCgtttgcttattttatggaaCAGGCATTGGAGCAAACCTGAGTTCAGCTGTCTCACCTTCTCTCAGGAGTGGTGCAGTGGCCTCAGTGATGTACTCCGTGGTCACCCCCATgttgaaccccttcatctacagcctgaggaacagggatATCAAGAGGGCCCTGCAGAGGCTCCTCAGCCAACCAGCATAA